From the Saccharomonospora marina XMU15 genome, the window TGGCGGGCAGTTGCCGGTCGGGCAACCGAGTTTGCCCGCCCAGACGCCGACAGCCGGGGTCGAGGTAGAGCACCCGCCCGGATTCTGGTTAAGGTAAGCCTCACCTATCCGACGACCCCGTAGGTGAGTCCCGTGGCCACGACCCTTGCGCGTGACGCTCGTTCCCGAGTCGCTGCGCGCACCCGGTGGGTCTGGCCGCTCAGCGTCGGCGTGCTCGCCGTGGTCGTATGCGCGAGCCTGCTCTGGGGAGTACGGGACATCCCGTTCGAGGTCGCATGGGAAGCGCTGCTCGCGCACGATCCCTCCAACGCCGACCACGTGGTCATCTGGAACCAGCGCATGCCGAGGACCTTGATCGGCCTGCTCGCCGGGGCCGCGTTGGGTGTGGCGGGCGCGCTGCTACAGGGACTGACCAGGAACCCGATCGCAGACCCCGGACTGCTCGGCATCAACGCGGGTGCCTCGCTCGCGGTGATTTCGGCGATCGCCCTGTTCGGCGTCACCGACCCCGCCGGGTTCGTGTGGTTCGCCTTCGTCGGTGGGGCAACCGCTGCCGCCCTCGTCTACGCGGCGGCGACAATTGGGCCCGAAGGCCCGACTCCGGTGACACTGACGCTGCTGGGAGCCGCTGTGACGGCTACCGCGACCTCGGCGATCACGCTGGTCTTGCTCACCGACCAATCCGTCTTCGCCGAGTACCGCTTCTGGTCGGTGGGAGCTTTGGTCAACCGCCCCGGCGAACTCGTCCTGCTGATACTCCCGGTGGCGACGGTGGGCCTGGTCCTCGCGGCGGCCAGTGCCCGGTTCCTGGACGCCGTGGCGCTTGGCGAGGACCTCGCCAAGGGGCTCGGACAGAGCATCAACCGAGGTCGACTGCGGGTACTGGCCGCGGCGGTGTTGCTGGCCGGTGGCGCGACCGCGCTGGTAGGGCCGATCGCGTTCGTCGGCCTGCTCGTTCCACACCTCGCCAGGGCGCTCGCGGGCACCAGCTACGGCAGGGTGCTGCCCGTCTCGGCCGTACTCGGTCCGGTGGTGCTGCTGGTCGCGGACGTGCTCGGCCGCTTGCTGGTCCGTCCCGCGGAGGTGGAGGCCGGGGTGGTGGTCGCGTTCGTGGGGGCTCCGGTGTTGATCTGGCTGGTGCGGCACCAGAAGCAGGTGTCGATGTGAGCGGGATGCCCGGGTCGCCGGTCGAAGTGCGAACTCCTACGAGCACCCGGCGCGAGCTCACTCGCGCGTTTCGGGTACGGCGCATCCGCCGCCTCACCGTCTCGATCGCCCTGGCCGCCGTTGCGGCGGGACTGGCGCTCGTGGCACTGCTGCTGGGCGAGTTCCCGGTGAGCCCGGCCGAGGCACTGGCGGTGGCGCTGGGCACGGAGCAAGGACCCGCACGCCTGGTACTCGTCGAGTTCCGGCTTCCTCGCCTGGTGGCGGCGCTGCTGGTAGGGATGGCGCTGGGCACGGCAGGGGCACTGTTTCAGTCCGTGCTCCGCAACTCCCTTGCCAGCCCCGACATCATCGGCGTCAGCCAGGGCGCCTCGGTGGGCGCCGTAGTGGCCGTTCTCGGGTTGGGATTGGCCGGGTTGTGGGTCTTTGCCGCGGCGTGGCTGGGGGCGTTGGCCGTCGCCGCGGTCAACCTGGCGCTGGCGTGGCGCGGCGGCCTTACCGGTCGGCGGTTCGTGCTCTGTGGGATCGCTTTGTCGTTCGCCTGCACGAGCGTCACCTCGTACCTGCTCGCACGTGGTGACATCCGCGAGGCCCACACCGTGTTGCTGTGGCTGGCCGGGTCGGTCGGTTCGGCGACCTACGGCGACCTCGCACGGCTCGCGGGCGTCGTCTTCGTGCTACTGCCCATCGCGCGGCTTCTCGAGGCGCGGCTGGCGGTGCTGGAGCTGGGTGAGGACACCGCGGTGGGGCTGGGAGTCGCGGCGAGCACGACCCGGCTCACGGCCATCGTGCTCGGCGTCGGCCTTGCGGCGGCCGCGGTCGCCATGGCTGGGCCGGTGGGTTTCGTCGCCCTCACCGCAGGTCCGATCGCGCGACGGCTCATCGGCGACGGCAAGCCCGCGCTGGTGGCGGGTGCGCTGGTAGGCGCTGCCGTGACGCTCGGCGCCGACATTGTCGCGGCACACCTGGTACCCGGCGACGTTGTGCCGGTCGGTGTCATCACCGGTCTGGTCGGTGGCCCATACCTGTTCTGGCTACTCGCGCGGTCGCGTGGAGTGGGGAGGGATTCGTGACTACGGACGCCTCGGTCGGGGTGAACACCACCACGTCGCTGGCAGCACGCGACCTCACGCTGGCATACGGGGAACACCCCGTGGTGCGGGCACTGACGCTGGAGCTACCGGCCGCGCGGGTGACGGCGATCGTCGGGCCCAACGGGTGCGGCAAGTCGACGGTGATACGAGGGCTGGGGCGGCTACTACGACCGAGAACGGGGCAGGTGCTGCTGGGAGGCCAGAACATCCGGACGATGTCGGGCCGCGTGCTGGCACGTCGGATCGGGCTGCTGCCGCAGCAACCCGTCGCGCCCGAGGGGTTGACCGTCGCCGACCTTGTCGCGCGTGGCAGGTTCCCGCACCTGGGTCTGTTCAACCGGCCCGGCGCCGCTGACCTGGAGATCGTCACGGAGTCCCTCGAAGCGACGGGGACCGCCGACCTCGCCGGGCGCCGGCTCGACGAGCTCTCCGGGGGGCAGCGGCAGCGCGTGTGGATCGCCATGGTGCTGGCTCAACAGACCGATGTGTTGCTGCTGGACGAGCCGACGACCTTTCTGGACATCGCCCACCAGATCGAGGTACTCGACCTGCTGAGCAGGCTCAACCGCGAGCGTGGCACCACCGTGGTGATGGTGCTGCACGAGCTGAATCTGGCGGCCAGATACGCCGACCACCTGATCGTGATGAACGGTGGGCGCGCAGTGGAGCAGGGCCCGCCCAGTTCGGTGTTGACCGAGGACGTAGTGCACTCCGCGTTCGGACTTCGGGCGATGGTGGTGCCCGATCCGGCTACCGGGGGGCCGATGGTGGTGCCGCGGAAGTCCACATCGTGAGCTGATTCATATCAGGATAGCCTTACCTAAGCTAAGGTGCTCCTATCGCGTCGCTCGCCGCGCAGACCGAGATGGAGTAGTCAGATGCCCGAATTCCCGTTCCGCCGTGCGTTCTGCCTGGGTCGGCGCAGCGCGGCCGGTATCGCAGCCGCCGCGGTCGCCGCTCTCGCGCTCACCGCCTGCGGGAGCGACACCGGCTCCAAGGCAGACTCTTCGGCACCCTCGTCCGGCAGCTTCGAGCCGGTGACGATCGAGCACGCCTTCGGCAAGACCGAGATCCAGGAGAAGCCGACGCGCGTTGTGACCATCGGCTGGGGCTCCACCGACGCGATGCTGGCTCTCGGCGTCGTCCCGGTGGGGATCGAGAAGCAGGAGTACGGCGGCGACGCCAACGGTGTGCTGCCCTGGGTGGCCGACAAGCTCACCGAACTCGACGCGCAGACGCCGACACTACTTCCCTCGGCCAACAGCGCGGATCCTGCCTACGAGCAGATACTGAAGCTGCGGCCCGATCTCATCCTTGCCCCGTACTCCGGTATCACCGAGGAGCAGTACGGCAAGCTCTCCAAGATCGCCGATACGGTCGCCTACCCGAAGCAGCCGTGGTCGACGACGATGGAGGAGATCGTCACCGTCACGGGGCGGTCGCTGGGGCTGGCGGACGAGGCTGAGCGGGTCCTCGCCGACATCGACGCCACGGTCGCGAAAGCGAAGGCCGAGCACCCCGAGTTCGACGGACTCACCATCGCCACACTGGCTTACGGCAGCAACGAGCTCTACACCTACACACAGGCTGATCCACGCGAGCAGGTGCTGCGCGATCTCGGATTCGAAACGGCACCAAGCGTCCTCGACCTCACCAAGACCGCCGATCCGGGCGCGTTCTACGTGCCGTTCTCCTTCGAGCAGGCCGATCGGCTCACCTCGGACGTGCTGCTGACGTACTCGGCAAGTGAGGACGAACTCGAGGCGCTGGAGCAAAACCCCGGTTACCGGTCGATGCCGCAGATCGAGGCGGGCACCGTCGCCAAGGTAGTCGGCGAGGCGGAAGTCGCGGCCGTGTCGCCGCCCACCGCACTTTCCGTGACCTGGGGACTTCCCGAGTTGGTGGACGCACTCGCCGAAGCGGCGACCAGCGCGTCCTGACCTGCTCATGGCCGAGGAACAGGCACCGACCGGCACGGAAAGGGGTGGGTTGTGACCAGCACCGCGGATCTGGCGAAGGTGTCACCGTTTCGGCTGTTCGACGTCGAGGTGCTGCGCAGGCAGCGGCTGAGCCCGACGTTCCAGCGAATCACGATGACGGGCCCCGACCTGGGGCGGTTCGCCGACAACGGATTCGACCAGCGGATCAAGGTCATCCTGCCACTGCCCGGTGTCGGCTTCGATCACCTCTCCCGTGGCGACGACTGGTACCAGCACTGGCGGACACTGCCTGACCAACTGCGCAACCCCATACGCACCTACACGGTCCGGGCCGCCCGACCCGAGGCCAACGAGATCGACGTCGACTTCGCGCTGCACGGCGAGACCGGGCCTGCGTCGCGTTGGGCGACTGAGGCGCGGCCAGGCGACCGGGTGGCGATCGTCGGGCCGGATGCCGCCTACAGCGGGACACACGGCGGTGTCGATTTCCGGCCGCACAGCGGTGCCAGGCGGATCCTGCTGGCAGGCGACGAGACCGCGACACCGGCCATCGCCTGCATCCTCGAATGCCTACCCGGCGACGCCACCGGAGAGGTGTTGCTGGAGGTTCCGCACGCGGCGGACGCGCTGGCACTGACCCACCCGCGGGGAATGCGAGTCACGTGGTTGGGGCGCGACGGTGCCGCGCACGGCAGCAAGCTGGCCCCAGCGCTGCGCGACCTCGCCGCCGGGTTGCTCGTCGAGCAGGAGCGCCGAACCGGTCAGCCGGTGGACGATGTGGACGTCGACAGCGGCCTGCTCTGGGAGGTGCCCGACGGCGACCCCGCCACCCGCGGGCTGTACGCGTGGCTGGCGGGAGAGGCCGGGGTCATCAAGGCGCTGCGCCGGTACCTCGTCAGCGATCTCGGCATCGACCGCCGCAGCGTCGCGTTCATGGGCTACTGGCGCCTCGGCCGCAGCGAACCGACCACTTGAGAGGCGGTGGTCAGTCTCGGAGTTTGTACTCGCGCAGGAGTCCCCGGCTGATGATGGTCTTCTGGATCTCGCTGGTGCCCTCCCCGATGAGCAGGAACGGCGCCTCCCGCATCAGGCGTTCGATCTCGTACTCCTTGGAATAGCCATAGCCACCATGGATACGAAACGCCTCCTGGGTCACCTCCGCGCAGTACTCACTGGCGATCAACTTCGCCATCCCCGCCTCCACATCGTTACGCGCCCCCGCATCCTTCAACCGCGCCGCATTCACCATCATCAAATGCGCCGCCTCCACCTTCGTCGCCATCTCCGCCAACTTGAACGCAATCGCCTGATGCTGCGCGATCGGCCTACCGAACGTCCGCCGCTGCTGCGCATACTCCACCGCCAACTCAAACGCCCGCACCGCGATCCCACACGCCCGCGCCGCCACATTCACCCGCCCCACCTCAATCCCATCCATCATGTGCCCAAACCCCCGACCCGGCACACCCCCCAACACCGCATCCACCCCCACCCGAAACCCGTCGAACACCGCCTCCGTGGTATCCACCCCCTTGTACCCCATCTTCTCGATCTTCCCCGGAATCGTCAGCCCCGGCGCCACCTCACCAAACCCCTCCGGCTTCTCCACCAACAACGTCGTCAAATTCTCATGCGGCTTTTCCGCCCCCTCCTCCGTCCGCACCAACACCGCCACCAAATTCGACGTCCCCCCATTCGTCAACCACATCTTCGACCCATCCACCACATACTCATCCCCCTCCCGCCGAGCCCGCGTCCTGATCGCCGCCACATCCGACCCCAAATCCGGCTCCGACATCGAAAACGCACCCCGCACCTCACCCGACGCCATCCTCGGCAACAACCGCGCCCGCTGCTGCTCCGTGCCGTACCGACCCACCATGTGCGCCACAATGAAATGAGTGTTGATCACCCCCGACACACTCATCCACCCCCGCGCGATCTCCTCCACCACCAACGCATACGTCAACAACGACTCCCCCAACCCCCCAAACTCCTCCGGAATCGTCAACCCGAACAACCCCAACTCCCGCATCCCCGCCACAATCTCCGCCGGATACACATCCCCCCGCTCCAACTCCTGCGCACACGGAATAATCTCCCTGTCCACAAACGAACGCACCGTCGACAAAATCTCCACCTGCACATCAGACAAACCAGCAGTCTGCGCAAGACGGGCCATAACACAACTCCAATGGAAATACGGGAACTACGGGCAAAGCAGGGGTCAGCGCAGGATGCCTTGCTTGCCGAGGTGGTCGGCGAGCAACTGTCCGATGTGCTTGATGTGCTCGGACATCGCCGCTCGGGCGCTTTCCGGATCGCGCTCACGCAGCGCCGCGAAGATCGCGGAGTGATCGTGCACGGAGGCAGCGGCCCAGCCCTCGATCTTGCCGAAGAAGCGTAGCGGGACGTAGCTGACCGTCAGGTTCAGCAACGTCGCCATGCGAAGTGAGTCCGAAGCCTTGTTGATGGAGCGGTGAATCTCGTGGTTGAGCTGATCGACCAGCTCGGTGTCACCGAGCCGTTCGGCCTCCGCCAGCTCGCGCTGGACACCCTCCAGCCGTTCCACCTCGGCCTCGTCCAGCTGCTTCGCGGCCCTGGCGGCGAGTTCACCCGCGATGTAGGCCTGCACGTCGAAAAGGTCGAGCACATCGCGCCTGCTGACGGGCACCACGCGGTAGCCCCTGCGCGGTTCCCAGCGGACCGAGCCTTCGCTGTGCAGGATCATGAGCGCTTCCCGCACGGGGGTCTGGCTTACACCCAGCTCGGCCGCCAACTTCTCGGTCCGGACGAACTCCCCCGCCCGGAACTGGCCGACCATGATGCCTTCCCGGACGTAGGCCGCCACCCGCTCGCTGAGCTGCTGCTTGCCGCCGAAGCTGGCACGACGGGAGGAGCCGCCGGCAGGCTGATCGACCTGTCCAGTCTCGCTGTCCACCGGCGCTCGCCCCATACTCTATATTCTACGTCACCTGATCTGTCGGTTTTCGCGACCGACCGGCCTCCGCGGCCGCCGAGTTCGCGTCACCGCTGC encodes:
- a CDS encoding acyl-CoA dehydrogenase family protein encodes the protein MARLAQTAGLSDVQVEILSTVRSFVDREIIPCAQELERGDVYPAEIVAGMRELGLFGLTIPEEFGGLGESLLTYALVVEEIARGWMSVSGVINTHFIVAHMVGRYGTEQQRARLLPRMASGEVRGAFSMSEPDLGSDVAAIRTRARREGDEYVVDGSKMWLTNGGTSNLVAVLVRTEEGAEKPHENLTTLLVEKPEGFGEVAPGLTIPGKIEKMGYKGVDTTEAVFDGFRVGVDAVLGGVPGRGFGHMMDGIEVGRVNVAARACGIAVRAFELAVEYAQQRRTFGRPIAQHQAIAFKLAEMATKVEAAHLMMVNAARLKDAGARNDVEAGMAKLIASEYCAEVTQEAFRIHGGYGYSKEYEIERLMREAPFLLIGEGTSEIQKTIISRGLLREYKLRD
- a CDS encoding ABC transporter ATP-binding protein, encoding MTTDASVGVNTTTSLAARDLTLAYGEHPVVRALTLELPAARVTAIVGPNGCGKSTVIRGLGRLLRPRTGQVLLGGQNIRTMSGRVLARRIGLLPQQPVAPEGLTVADLVARGRFPHLGLFNRPGAADLEIVTESLEATGTADLAGRRLDELSGGQRQRVWIAMVLAQQTDVLLLDEPTTFLDIAHQIEVLDLLSRLNRERGTTVVMVLHELNLAARYADHLIVMNGGRAVEQGPPSSVLTEDVVHSAFGLRAMVVPDPATGGPMVVPRKSTS
- a CDS encoding siderophore-interacting protein produces the protein MTSTADLAKVSPFRLFDVEVLRRQRLSPTFQRITMTGPDLGRFADNGFDQRIKVILPLPGVGFDHLSRGDDWYQHWRTLPDQLRNPIRTYTVRAARPEANEIDVDFALHGETGPASRWATEARPGDRVAIVGPDAAYSGTHGGVDFRPHSGARRILLAGDETATPAIACILECLPGDATGEVLLEVPHAADALALTHPRGMRVTWLGRDGAAHGSKLAPALRDLAAGLLVEQERRTGQPVDDVDVDSGLLWEVPDGDPATRGLYAWLAGEAGVIKALRRYLVSDLGIDRRSVAFMGYWRLGRSEPTT
- a CDS encoding FecCD family ABC transporter permease, with product MATTLARDARSRVAARTRWVWPLSVGVLAVVVCASLLWGVRDIPFEVAWEALLAHDPSNADHVVIWNQRMPRTLIGLLAGAALGVAGALLQGLTRNPIADPGLLGINAGASLAVISAIALFGVTDPAGFVWFAFVGGATAAALVYAAATIGPEGPTPVTLTLLGAAVTATATSAITLVLLTDQSVFAEYRFWSVGALVNRPGELVLLILPVATVGLVLAAASARFLDAVALGEDLAKGLGQSINRGRLRVLAAAVLLAGGATALVGPIAFVGLLVPHLARALAGTSYGRVLPVSAVLGPVVLLVADVLGRLLVRPAEVEAGVVVAFVGAPVLIWLVRHQKQVSM
- a CDS encoding GntR family transcriptional regulator, which translates into the protein MGRAPVDSETGQVDQPAGGSSRRASFGGKQQLSERVAAYVREGIMVGQFRAGEFVRTEKLAAELGVSQTPVREALMILHSEGSVRWEPRRGYRVVPVSRRDVLDLFDVQAYIAGELAARAAKQLDEAEVERLEGVQRELAEAERLGDTELVDQLNHEIHRSINKASDSLRMATLLNLTVSYVPLRFFGKIEGWAAASVHDHSAIFAALRERDPESARAAMSEHIKHIGQLLADHLGKQGILR
- a CDS encoding FecCD family ABC transporter permease, which codes for MPGSPVEVRTPTSTRRELTRAFRVRRIRRLTVSIALAAVAAGLALVALLLGEFPVSPAEALAVALGTEQGPARLVLVEFRLPRLVAALLVGMALGTAGALFQSVLRNSLASPDIIGVSQGASVGAVVAVLGLGLAGLWVFAAAWLGALAVAAVNLALAWRGGLTGRRFVLCGIALSFACTSVTSYLLARGDIREAHTVLLWLAGSVGSATYGDLARLAGVVFVLLPIARLLEARLAVLELGEDTAVGLGVAASTTRLTAIVLGVGLAAAAVAMAGPVGFVALTAGPIARRLIGDGKPALVAGALVGAAVTLGADIVAAHLVPGDVVPVGVITGLVGGPYLFWLLARSRGVGRDS
- a CDS encoding iron-siderophore ABC transporter substrate-binding protein; translated protein: MPEFPFRRAFCLGRRSAAGIAAAAVAALALTACGSDTGSKADSSAPSSGSFEPVTIEHAFGKTEIQEKPTRVVTIGWGSTDAMLALGVVPVGIEKQEYGGDANGVLPWVADKLTELDAQTPTLLPSANSADPAYEQILKLRPDLILAPYSGITEEQYGKLSKIADTVAYPKQPWSTTMEEIVTVTGRSLGLADEAERVLADIDATVAKAKAEHPEFDGLTIATLAYGSNELYTYTQADPREQVLRDLGFETAPSVLDLTKTADPGAFYVPFSFEQADRLTSDVLLTYSASEDELEALEQNPGYRSMPQIEAGTVAKVVGEAEVAAVSPPTALSVTWGLPELVDALAEAATSAS